AACTGCCGAGATTGGTGAACACCACCACCATCAGGATGCGGGTCACCTTGTTGTGCCAGAACCCGCGCAGCGAGAGGATGTCCACCGAAAGGTTCTCGAAATCCCGCACCCGCGGCTTGCGCGAGAATGCCTCCACCAGACCCGAAACCCAACCGGCGGCAATCATGGGGTTCAGGGAGGTCAGGGGGGCCGCCAGGACCGAGGAGAGGATCGTCAGCGGGTGGGCCAGGGCGATCAGCGCCCCCAGGCCGGCCAGGAGGCCGTTGGCCAGCACCCACCAGGTGATCATGTCGGCGCCGGCGGCGGCCCCGCCGCGGAAAAATCCCGCCACCATCAGGAGCAGGATGGCACCCGGAAGCAGCCACTTGAGCATGCCCGAGAGGCGGCTTTTGGGGGGCAGGGCGTTCAGGGCGTCCAGATCGACGGGGGTCTGCCAGAGGGCCTTGATGCCCGGCACATGCCCGGCGCCGACCACCGCCACGATCCTGCGCCCCGGGGCGCTGCGGATCTTTTCGGCCAGGAAGCCGTCGCGCTCATCGATCAGGATTTCCTTGATCACCGGCAGCGAGCGGCCGAGCTCCGACAGGACGGACTGCAGCATGTCTTCCTGCTTCATTCGCTCGATGTCGGCCTCCTGGATCTCGTCGGCCTGGCCCAGCGACAGGACCAGCTGCAGGATCAGCTTGATCTTGCCCCAGAGGCCCAGGAACCGCCAGACGCGGCCCAGGGTGATGCGGATGTCGCGGTCGGCCAGGTGAATGCCGGCCCCGGTCTGAGTGGCGGTCTCGATGGCGCTGAGCATCTCCTGGCCGGGGGCGACGTCGAGCTTTGCCGCAATGCGCTTCTGGAAGGCGGCCAGCATCAGGTTGGCGAGGAGCAGAAACGCTTTTTTTTCCCTGATCACCTTGACGATGTCCATGTCCTGCCAGGCGTTTTTTTGCTGGATCGCCTGGTAGCGCGTGGGGCAGAGCTCGACGCAGACCGTGTCGGGCTTTTCGGCTGCGATCACCGAGGTGACGAGATCCGCGCTCTCCCGGGAGACGTGGGCGGTGCCGATCAGGGTGATTTCTTTATCGCCGTGCTGCAAGCGGTGGATCGCCGGGTTTTCAGGGGTCGACATGGGGAGTTGTTCCTTGTTGTAATGTCCTGATACAGAAAACTGAATTCGATATTAATGCATTCGCCGGGTTGTGGCAAGCTGCCAGGGGTGGCAGGCCCCCGGCGCCAACTGGGCGAAAGGAACCAGAGAGATGCCGGATAAGATCGTTTCGTTGGAAAAGCGTGATGCCGCATTGCAAAAAGACCTGGAGCGGCTGCTGCAAATCGTTCCGGCCCGCCACCAGGGGGACGGCGATCTCCGGCAGCTGATCGCCTTCCGGCTGAAAATCGATGGGTTCACCCCCACGCGCAGCTATATCGTCCGCAAGCTTCGGGAAATGAATGCCTGCGGCTTCAGCGGCCGGATGTTCGATTACGTGAAGAACGATCAGGCCGAAAATACCTGCAGGGATCAGAAACCGGGGTTTAGCGACAACATACCCTGAAACCCCCCGGTTGCCGCGGGGTCCAGAAAGGAGGCGGTTGGTGGAAAAAAAGGTCCTGTTGGCGGTGGATGATTCCCTTCACTCCAAAAACGCTGTTGATTATGCCGTCCGGGTGGGCGCCTTTGCCCGGGATCTCTCCTACACCCTGTTTTACGTGCAGCCGAGCATTTCGCAGTTTCTGCTGGAGGAGGCGCGCACCAGCTCCCAGGCCAACGCGGAGCTCAAGAAGGTCATTCGCAAGAACACCGCCGCCGCCCGCGGTATTCTGGAGAAGCTCAAGGAGCGGATGGTCCGCAGCGGCGTGGATGCGGCGCGCATCGAACTGGAAA
The genomic region above belongs to Desulfobacteraceae bacterium and contains:
- a CDS encoding TraB/GumN family protein, which gives rise to MSTPENPAIHRLQHGDKEITLIGTAHVSRESADLVTSVIAAEKPDTVCVELCPTRYQAIQQKNAWQDMDIVKVIREKKAFLLLANLMLAAFQKRIAAKLDVAPGQEMLSAIETATQTGAGIHLADRDIRITLGRVWRFLGLWGKIKLILQLVLSLGQADEIQEADIERMKQEDMLQSVLSELGRSLPVIKEILIDERDGFLAEKIRSAPGRRIVAVVGAGHVPGIKALWQTPVDLDALNALPPKSRLSGMLKWLLPGAILLLMVAGFFRGGAAAGADMITWWVLANGLLAGLGALIALAHPLTILSSVLAAPLTSLNPMIAAGWVSGLVEAFSRKPRVRDFENLSVDILSLRGFWHNKVTRILMVVVFTNLGSSLGTLVAIPLMAKVL